The following proteins are encoded in a genomic region of Alistipes shahii WAL 8301:
- a CDS encoding stealth family protein, giving the protein MDIDLVYLWVDGNDPVWLTKKNEFLPADRQVDPQVAGECRYVENDELRYSLRSVEKFAPWIRRVYIVTDDQTPAWLDTSNPRIRVVSHREIMPAEILPVFNSCTIELFLPRIPGLAEHFLYANDDMFFSRPVDPGFFFDWQGRPIVRLKVQSLKKHDDDIYCHTILRMQDLVRARYGRCSSLAPHHNVDAYRRSDFLECCETFRAELEHTKHARFRSRDDWQRALVLYDALARGRASLRKVTRFNKLRNPLRLLRAAFGAGCGSDSRCIPAYLPNLESIMEKYDPSLFCLNDDVRMTDEDRIRVRRFLDTRFPEKSSFEK; this is encoded by the coding sequence ATGGACATTGATCTGGTATACCTTTGGGTCGATGGGAACGACCCTGTGTGGCTGACGAAGAAAAATGAATTTCTGCCGGCCGACAGGCAGGTGGACCCCCAGGTGGCGGGGGAGTGCCGCTACGTCGAGAACGACGAACTGCGTTATTCCCTGCGTTCGGTGGAGAAATTCGCGCCGTGGATACGCCGCGTCTATATTGTGACCGACGACCAGACGCCTGCGTGGCTCGATACGTCGAATCCGCGCATAAGGGTGGTTTCCCACCGGGAGATCATGCCTGCGGAGATTCTTCCCGTCTTCAATTCGTGCACCATCGAGCTGTTTCTGCCCCGGATTCCCGGTCTGGCCGAGCATTTCCTCTATGCCAACGACGACATGTTTTTCAGCCGTCCCGTCGATCCCGGGTTTTTCTTCGACTGGCAGGGCCGCCCCATCGTGCGGCTTAAGGTCCAGTCGCTGAAGAAGCACGACGACGACATCTATTGCCATACGATCCTCCGCATGCAGGATCTCGTGCGGGCGCGTTACGGCAGGTGCTCGTCGCTGGCTCCCCACCACAATGTCGACGCTTACCGCCGCAGCGATTTTCTCGAATGCTGCGAGACCTTCCGGGCCGAACTGGAGCATACGAAGCACGCCCGGTTCCGTTCGCGCGACGACTGGCAGCGTGCCCTGGTGCTCTACGATGCGTTGGCGCGCGGACGCGCCTCGCTGCGCAAGGTGACCCGCTTCAACAAACTGCGCAACCCCTTGCGGCTGCTTCGTGCGGCTTTCGGCGCGGGTTGCGGCAGCGATTCGCGTTGCATCCCGGCTTATCTGCCTAATCTTGAGTCTATTATGGAGAAATATGATCCGTCGTTGTTCTGCCTGAACGACGACGTGCGTATGACCGACGAAGACCGTATCCGGGTCCGGAGGTTTCTCGACACCCGTTTCCCCGAAAAGTCATCGTTCGAAAAGTAG
- a CDS encoding glycosyltransferase family 2 protein, whose product MEPKVSIIIPVYNVEPFLARCLDSVVGQTLRGIEIICVDDGSPDRSIDILNRYAAQDDRIRVISQENRGLGGARNRGFDAATGEFILFVDSDDWIDPAYCERLYEAAREAEADIACASMLKIRPSYSKWTIHYTERQVAAEAQEKFRLCRCPPDFYVMNKLLRREMLLRLGLRFRERVCYEDVEYTMRLLGEGGVLVTVPDVVYRYVVNGASITKSRQTPKKQQDKYLAHKAFVAYVDARGIRLDARFRRITRRSFGRWGLTWLKIKECGDRETYRLFDLIPVWRKRVTDKQACDGH is encoded by the coding sequence ATGGAACCGAAAGTCAGCATTATCATTCCGGTCTACAATGTCGAGCCGTTTCTGGCCCGATGCCTGGACAGCGTGGTGGGACAGACCCTGCGCGGGATCGAGATCATCTGCGTCGACGACGGAAGTCCCGACCGGTCGATCGACATCCTGAACCGCTATGCGGCGCAGGACGACCGCATCCGGGTCATTTCGCAGGAGAACCGCGGCCTGGGCGGCGCCCGCAACCGGGGATTCGACGCCGCGACGGGCGAATTCATCCTTTTCGTGGATTCCGACGACTGGATCGACCCGGCTTACTGCGAGCGGCTGTACGAGGCCGCCCGGGAGGCGGAGGCCGACATTGCCTGCGCCTCGATGCTGAAGATCAGACCCTCCTATTCGAAATGGACGATTCATTATACGGAGCGGCAGGTGGCTGCCGAAGCGCAGGAGAAATTTCGCCTCTGCCGCTGCCCGCCCGATTTTTATGTGATGAACAAGCTCCTGCGGCGCGAGATGCTGTTGCGGCTGGGACTGCGCTTTCGCGAACGGGTCTGTTACGAGGATGTGGAATATACGATGCGCCTGCTGGGCGAAGGGGGTGTTCTGGTGACGGTTCCCGATGTCGTTTACCGCTATGTGGTCAACGGGGCGTCGATTACCAAGAGCCGCCAGACGCCGAAAAAGCAGCAGGACAAATATCTGGCCCACAAAGCCTTCGTGGCCTACGTCGACGCCCGCGGAATACGTCTCGACGCGAGGTTCCGGCGCATTACCCGCCGTTCGTTCGGCCGCTGGGGACTTACATGGCTGAAAATCAAGGAGTGCGGCGACCGGGAGACCTACCGGTTGTTCGACCTGATTCCGGTGTGGCGGAAACGTGTAACCGATAAACAAGCATGTGATGGACATTGA
- a CDS encoding NAD(P)/FAD-dependent oxidoreductase, translating to MPQHITLVLTPKQAADATFYTSQAARRMGVSEADIALARVVKRSIDARQRQVKVNLTLEVYVDREPQPGPVHFDYPSVDGRTEVVVVGSGPAGLFAALRLIELGLRPVILERGRDVSARKRDIAQINRNGAVDPDSNYAFGEGGAGTFSDGKLFTRSKKRGDYNKALQTLVFHGATPEILFEAHPHIGTDKLPGIMQRIRQTIVGAGGVFRFGSRVTDLKIEGDRIKGVWCGDELIEGAAVVLATGHSARDIYELLHRRGVRVEAKPFAMGVRIEHPQALIDSIQYHCETRGEYLPAASYSLVSQENGRGVYSFCMCPGGFIVPAMTDAAESVVNGMSPSGRTSPYANSGLVTEVRLADFEHLRAEWGELAGLKFQQRFEESARQRGGEHQIAPAQRVADFVAGRASGSLPRTSYIPGITPSRLDEWMPGFIAQGLRQGIATFGRRMRGYLTNEAVVVGVESRTSTPVRVPRDPGTLMHPETKGLFPAGEGAGYAGGIISAALDGERIAEAVKNYIR from the coding sequence ATGCCGCAACATATTACCCTTGTACTCACGCCGAAGCAGGCTGCCGATGCGACGTTTTACACCTCGCAGGCGGCGCGGCGCATGGGTGTCTCGGAGGCCGATATTGCTCTGGCGCGGGTCGTGAAACGGTCGATCGACGCCCGGCAGCGGCAGGTGAAGGTGAACCTGACGCTCGAAGTGTACGTCGACCGCGAGCCGCAGCCCGGGCCGGTGCATTTCGACTATCCGTCGGTCGACGGACGCACGGAGGTCGTGGTCGTGGGATCGGGACCTGCGGGGCTGTTCGCGGCGCTGCGGCTGATCGAACTGGGCCTGCGGCCCGTGATTCTGGAGCGCGGGCGCGACGTTTCGGCCCGCAAGCGCGACATCGCGCAGATCAACCGCAACGGCGCTGTGGACCCCGACTCGAACTACGCCTTCGGTGAAGGCGGAGCCGGGACCTTTTCCGACGGCAAGCTCTTCACCCGCAGCAAAAAACGCGGCGACTACAACAAGGCGTTGCAGACGCTGGTGTTTCACGGTGCGACGCCCGAAATTCTCTTCGAGGCCCATCCTCACATCGGAACCGACAAGCTGCCGGGCATCATGCAGCGTATCCGGCAGACGATTGTCGGAGCGGGCGGCGTGTTCCGTTTCGGGAGCCGCGTTACCGATTTGAAAATCGAAGGCGACCGGATAAAAGGCGTATGGTGCGGCGACGAACTGATCGAAGGAGCCGCCGTCGTGCTGGCTACGGGCCATTCGGCGCGCGATATTTACGAACTGCTCCACCGCCGCGGCGTGCGCGTCGAGGCCAAGCCCTTTGCCATGGGGGTGCGCATCGAGCATCCGCAGGCGCTGATCGACTCGATCCAATACCATTGCGAGACGCGCGGCGAGTACCTCCCGGCGGCCTCCTATTCGCTCGTGAGCCAGGAAAACGGCCGCGGGGTCTACTCGTTCTGCATGTGCCCGGGCGGGTTCATCGTACCGGCCATGACCGATGCCGCGGAGTCGGTGGTCAACGGCATGTCGCCCAGCGGCCGTACGTCGCCCTATGCCAATTCGGGGCTGGTCACGGAGGTCCGGCTTGCGGATTTCGAACATCTGCGTGCCGAATGGGGCGAGCTGGCGGGGCTGAAATTCCAGCAGCGGTTCGAAGAGTCGGCGCGGCAGCGGGGCGGGGAGCATCAGATCGCTCCGGCACAGCGGGTCGCCGATTTCGTGGCGGGACGCGCAAGCGGGTCGCTGCCCCGAACGTCGTACATTCCCGGTATCACGCCGTCGCGTCTGGACGAGTGGATGCCCGGCTTCATCGCGCAGGGACTGCGTCAGGGCATCGCGACCTTCGGCCGCCGGATGCGCGGGTACCTGACCAACGAAGCGGTGGTCGTGGGCGTGGAGTCGCGCACCTCGACGCCCGTGCGCGTGCCGCGCGACCCCGGGACGCTGATGCATCCCGAAACGAAGGGTTTGTTTCCCGCAGGAGAGGGGGCCGGTTACGCCGGCGGCATCATTTCTGCGGCGCTCGACGGCGAACGAATCGCCGAGGCGGTAAAAAATTATATTCGATAG